In the genome of Altererythrobacter sp. TH136, one region contains:
- the cpaB gene encoding Flp pilus assembly protein CpaB translates to MQGRNLLLVGAALVLGLVAVILANAYFSGVEQKSEAEAEQNRLARIVVATQPLEFGQPLTAQNLKLQNWPASSVPQGAFTSIPAALKDNRVALRPIVPGEPVLASKVSGTDGRATLAALLPDGFRAISIPVDNVNGVAGFVLPGMLVDVLLLRQIEGDGASPQDQRADVVLESAQVLAVDQMANDKEGNPLPSKTVTLAVNPTDASRLAVANRMGTLQLTLRKIEPDFVVDGEGPHQRVAKTMTSRNLGMPRLAIGGRGGGGGGGSGGGNTASAPRAPVFASISPPATGSVPAAAVPVYSGPAMTVVRGTEPTNYEVGTLGGRR, encoded by the coding sequence ATGCAGGGACGCAATCTGCTATTGGTCGGTGCAGCCTTGGTGCTCGGCCTTGTGGCTGTCATCTTGGCAAATGCGTACTTCTCAGGTGTCGAACAGAAATCGGAAGCGGAAGCCGAGCAGAACAGGCTCGCCCGCATCGTGGTTGCCACTCAGCCGCTCGAATTCGGGCAGCCGCTGACCGCGCAAAACCTCAAGCTTCAGAATTGGCCCGCCTCTTCCGTGCCACAGGGAGCGTTCACCTCCATTCCCGCCGCTCTCAAGGACAATCGCGTGGCACTTCGCCCGATCGTCCCCGGAGAGCCAGTGCTGGCCAGCAAGGTCAGCGGCACCGATGGCCGCGCTACGCTCGCCGCTCTCCTGCCCGATGGCTTTCGGGCGATTTCGATTCCGGTTGACAATGTGAACGGCGTGGCCGGATTCGTGCTGCCGGGAATGCTGGTCGATGTGCTGCTGCTGCGCCAGATCGAAGGCGACGGTGCCAGCCCACAGGATCAGCGCGCCGATGTCGTGCTCGAAAGCGCGCAAGTCCTGGCGGTCGATCAGATGGCCAACGACAAGGAGGGCAACCCCCTTCCTAGCAAGACGGTAACCCTAGCCGTAAACCCCACCGATGCCTCGCGTCTGGCAGTAGCCAACCGGATGGGTACCCTCCAGCTTACCCTGCGCAAGATAGAGCCCGATTTCGTAGTCGACGGTGAAGGCCCACATCAGCGCGTCGCCAAGACGATGACCAGTCGCAATCTCGGCATGCCGCGCCTTGCGATCGGCGGCCGTGGCGGCGGGGGCGGCGGCGGTTCGGGTGGTGGCAACACCGCCAGCGCGCCGCGCGCGCCCGTCTTCGCCTCGATCAGCCCGCCCGCCACCGGCTCCGTGCCCGCGGCGGCCGTGCCTGTCTATTCCGGCCCCGCGATGACTGTCGTGCGCGGCACCGAGCCGACCAATTACGAAGTCGGCACCCTGGGAGGCCGTCGATGA
- a CDS encoding lasso peptide biosynthesis B2 protein, which yields MLALLIAAIGVALLPFRWLAWFAARPGAGCIAAEPDQANGIARVIESCAARSPLRAKCFEQGLVAVWLLRRGGYSATLHYGVARMDEKVVAHVWVLSGDQPVVGCANRHAFAELARFPKT from the coding sequence ATGCTGGCTCTATTGATCGCCGCGATCGGCGTGGCCCTGTTGCCGTTTCGCTGGCTCGCGTGGTTCGCGGCACGGCCGGGGGCGGGTTGCATCGCGGCTGAACCGGACCAGGCCAACGGGATCGCGCGGGTGATCGAAAGCTGTGCCGCGCGCTCCCCGCTGCGCGCCAAATGCTTTGAGCAGGGGCTTGTCGCGGTGTGGCTGCTGCGGCGTGGGGGGTACTCAGCCACGCTGCATTATGGTGTGGCCAGAATGGACGAAAAGGTCGTTGCCCATGTCTGGGTGCTTTCGGGGGATCAGCCGGTCGTGGGGTGTGCCAACCGCCACGCATTTGCGGAACTCGCGCGCTTCCCCAAGACGTAG
- a CDS encoding winged helix-turn-helix domain-containing protein, which translates to MPIASHGSCTRLRRDEQTGVWECGHVAFSPDGEWLSIGDQQTVLDHRSAALLRGLVEAGGRVVSKDELMARAWSGRVVHENSIAKAISKLRVLLAGSGLVIVTVHGIGYRLECAEMQPAPAHEPTPAPTPAASDALADDTAPSSRRTSRRNMLLAAALAVVVGLFGWAALEWSRGGLFHVPVRSAPPLTNDPRNAIGTVLWVDDNPQNNALDVQYLRSRRVAVHLAPSSAEADHLLAINHYDLVISDLGRGEDRLAGIKLARDARARGFTMPIMIYTMRPPDPARQRAQRELVDRPAVARRAAADCRDNAGSIDRRDRRGPVAVSLARVVRGTAGGGLHRG; encoded by the coding sequence ATGCCGATAGCGAGCCACGGATCCTGCACCCGCCTGCGCCGCGACGAACAGACGGGCGTGTGGGAGTGCGGCCACGTCGCGTTCTCGCCGGACGGAGAGTGGCTTTCCATCGGGGATCAGCAGACAGTGCTCGATCACCGCTCCGCCGCGCTGTTGCGGGGGTTGGTCGAGGCAGGTGGCCGCGTCGTCAGCAAGGACGAGCTGATGGCCCGCGCCTGGTCGGGGCGGGTGGTGCACGAGAACTCGATCGCCAAGGCCATCAGCAAGCTGCGCGTTCTGCTTGCAGGGTCCGGTCTCGTGATCGTGACGGTGCATGGCATCGGCTACCGCCTGGAATGCGCGGAGATGCAGCCGGCACCCGCGCATGAGCCGACCCCGGCGCCCACGCCTGCGGCTTCCGACGCGCTTGCGGATGACACAGCGCCATCTTCCCGGCGAACATCCCGGCGCAACATGCTGCTCGCGGCCGCTTTGGCCGTGGTGGTCGGTTTGTTCGGCTGGGCGGCGCTCGAGTGGAGCCGTGGCGGGCTATTCCACGTTCCCGTGCGCAGCGCTCCCCCGCTGACCAACGACCCGCGCAACGCGATCGGGACGGTCTTGTGGGTGGATGACAACCCGCAGAACAATGCGCTGGACGTGCAGTATCTCCGGTCGCGTCGGGTGGCGGTCCACCTTGCGCCATCCTCAGCCGAGGCGGATCATCTCCTGGCGATCAACCACTATGACCTGGTCATTTCCGATCTCGGGCGAGGAGAGGATCGGCTGGCCGGGATCAAGCTTGCCCGGGACGCGAGAGCACGCGGCTTCACCATGCCGATCATGATCTACACGATGCGGCCTCCGGATCCTGCTCGTCAGCGGGCGCAGCGGGAACTGGTTGATCGTCCGGCGGTCGCCCGGCGAGCAGCTGCTGATTGTCGAGACAATGCTGGCTCTATTGATCGCCGCGATCGGCGTGGCCCTGTTGCCGTTTCGCTGGCTCGCGTGGTTCGCGGCACGGCCGGGGGCGGGTTGCATCGCGGCTGA
- a CDS encoding DUF2569 domain-containing protein, with product MTGFWRRYTASVRRRSERIPPALARLAPALCLAWTGVFMMFACLRVIASPAPGTLGELAQILACYTVIALAPLAGYSLAAAAYPSARMVRASRLHLPIPGRWRFLSAEDARRHPLFGPAGFMASLLIGLLLNVVMRSGEFLLAVPALSASAPRWAETMFVLMAANVAVMSFLYMACFAMALRSVPLFPRMMGFIWLLDIAFQLFISRSLGAIPGLPGEVAAPLGTLLQGNIHKVLISAFVWLPYLLLSDRVNVTYRHRLPATVPLPGRASG from the coding sequence ATGACCGGTTTCTGGCGCCGCTACACCGCATCAGTGCGCCGCCGCAGCGAGCGAATCCCGCCCGCGCTCGCCCGTTTGGCACCGGCGTTGTGCCTCGCCTGGACCGGCGTTTTCATGATGTTCGCGTGCCTGCGCGTGATCGCTTCCCCCGCGCCGGGGACGCTCGGTGAGCTGGCGCAGATCCTCGCGTGCTATACCGTCATCGCGCTGGCCCCGCTGGCGGGATATTCACTCGCCGCCGCGGCTTATCCGAGCGCACGAATGGTGCGAGCCTCGCGTCTCCACCTGCCGATCCCGGGCCGCTGGCGGTTCCTGAGCGCGGAGGACGCACGCCGCCACCCGCTGTTCGGGCCGGCCGGCTTCATGGCATCGCTGCTGATCGGCCTGTTGCTGAATGTCGTTATGCGGAGCGGGGAATTCCTCCTCGCCGTTCCCGCGCTGAGCGCCAGCGCCCCGCGATGGGCGGAGACCATGTTCGTGCTGATGGCGGCCAATGTCGCGGTGATGAGCTTCCTCTACATGGCGTGTTTCGCGATGGCCCTGCGCAGCGTTCCGCTGTTTCCGCGCATGATGGGCTTCATCTGGCTGCTCGACATCGCCTTTCAGCTGTTCATCTCGCGCAGCCTGGGCGCGATCCCCGGCTTGCCGGGAGAGGTCGCCGCGCCGCTCGGCACCCTTCTCCAGGGCAACATCCACAAGGTGCTGATCAGCGCCTTCGTGTGGCTGCCCTATCTGCTGCTGTCGGACCGGGTGAACGTGACCTACCGCCACCGCCTGCCGGCCACCGTCCCCCTGCCGGGGCGTGCTTCCGGCTAG
- a CDS encoding ATP-binding protein: MSLHTDPADGTKLIAECEYIGEGTLGTIDSLTGFRRGVVNFPQPGDPVRMATESELATIFAPPAAAHISIGTVFPTKGVRAPVLFDQLLGRHFAIVGSSGSGKSTSVALMLHRIVDEIGGGHVVVLDPHGEYARAFGDRAQVWDVDNLVVPYWALNLEEHCDVFVAAEGDERTIDTNIMAKALQRARMRNIQALDPGRITADTPISYQYEDLIEALESEAGRLERIAEASRYTHLRLTIEQFFNDRRFRFMFAAEHASSSIEQLLGDLLRIPNAGKPISIVNLAGVPTEVVNVVVATLARLTLDYAIWAPRQEQAPVLLVCEEAHRYLPHAPSEATRSVRRQLERIAREGRKYGVCLGLVSQRPSELSSTALSQCGTIMSLRLNNQADQGHLIAALTEGARSIAGAVGALRNRECIISGEGVPLPMRVMIDTLEPAKRPASDDPSFSEKWGDDRADRDTLGAVMRRWRAER; this comes from the coding sequence GTGAGCCTGCACACCGATCCCGCCGATGGCACCAAGCTGATCGCCGAATGCGAATACATCGGCGAAGGCACCCTCGGCACGATCGACTCCCTGACCGGCTTCCGCCGCGGCGTCGTCAATTTTCCGCAACCGGGCGACCCGGTCCGCATGGCCACCGAAAGCGAGTTGGCGACCATTTTCGCCCCTCCCGCTGCGGCGCATATCAGCATTGGCACGGTGTTCCCGACAAAGGGCGTGCGCGCGCCGGTGCTGTTCGACCAGTTGCTCGGCCGGCACTTCGCGATCGTGGGATCGAGTGGCTCGGGGAAGTCTACCTCGGTGGCGCTCATGCTCCACCGGATCGTCGATGAAATCGGCGGGGGGCATGTCGTGGTCCTGGACCCGCACGGCGAGTATGCGCGAGCCTTCGGCGACCGCGCGCAGGTGTGGGACGTCGACAACCTCGTGGTGCCATACTGGGCGCTCAATCTGGAGGAGCACTGCGACGTGTTCGTCGCGGCCGAGGGCGACGAGCGGACGATCGATACCAACATCATGGCCAAGGCGCTGCAGCGGGCGCGGATGCGCAACATCCAGGCGCTCGATCCGGGACGGATCACCGCCGATACCCCGATATCCTACCAGTACGAAGACCTGATCGAGGCGCTGGAGAGCGAAGCCGGCCGGCTTGAGCGCATCGCCGAGGCGAGCCGATATACCCACCTGCGCTTGACCATCGAGCAGTTCTTCAACGATCGCCGCTTTCGCTTCATGTTCGCGGCCGAGCACGCTTCGTCCTCGATCGAGCAACTGCTGGGCGATCTGCTGCGCATCCCCAATGCCGGCAAGCCGATCTCCATCGTCAACCTGGCCGGCGTGCCGACCGAGGTGGTCAACGTCGTCGTCGCCACTCTGGCACGGCTGACGCTCGACTACGCGATCTGGGCGCCGCGCCAGGAGCAGGCGCCCGTGCTGCTGGTGTGCGAGGAGGCGCACCGTTATTTGCCGCACGCCCCGTCCGAGGCGACACGGTCGGTCCGTCGGCAGCTCGAGCGGATCGCGCGCGAAGGGCGCAAGTACGGCGTATGCCTGGGCCTTGTCAGCCAGCGCCCGTCGGAACTCTCCAGCACCGCGCTGTCGCAGTGCGGCACCATCATGTCGCTGCGGCTCAACAACCAGGCGGACCAGGGGCATCTCATCGCCGCGCTGACCGAAGGCGCGCGCAGCATCGCCGGGGCGGTCGGCGCGCTGCGCAACCGTGAATGCATCATCAGCGGCGAAGGGGTGCCGTTGCCGATGCGGGTGATGATCGACACGCTGGAGCCGGCGAAGCGCCCGGCGTCGGATGATCCCTCGTTCAGCGAGAAATGGGGCGACGACCGGGCTGACCGCGATACGCTGGGCGCGGTCATGCGCCGCTGGCGAGCGGAGCGCTAG
- a CDS encoding DUF2292 domain-containing protein, whose product MAAVPERFDPALLPEHLRVVAEALERLSYGVVQLTVHDGKLMQVDVTERRRFS is encoded by the coding sequence ATGGCTGCAGTTCCCGAGCGCTTCGATCCCGCCCTTCTTCCAGAGCATCTGCGCGTCGTGGCCGAGGCGCTCGAGCGGCTCAGCTATGGCGTGGTTCAACTCACCGTGCACGACGGCAAGCTCATGCAAGTGGACGTCACCGAGCGTCGCCGCTTCTCCTAA
- a CDS encoding Flp family type IVb pilin gives MKTFLKSFIADESGASAAEYALIIAIVGVGIGAAALVLGNNVTNAIGTAANDVHNCNNSTGKTGATSETWSTADTCA, from the coding sequence ATGAAGACTTTTCTCAAGAGCTTTATCGCTGACGAATCCGGCGCCTCGGCTGCCGAATACGCCCTGATCATCGCCATCGTCGGCGTCGGCATCGGTGCCGCTGCTCTCGTGCTCGGCAACAACGTGACCAACGCGATCGGCACCGCAGCCAACGACGTCCACAACTGCAACAATAGCACGGGCAAGACCGGCGCCACGTCCGAAACCTGGTCCACTGCCGATACCTGCGCCTAA
- a CDS encoding sulfite exporter TauE/SafE family protein, with amino-acid sequence MLELSTWTLAGLLPFIAIGFVAQLIDGALGMAFGVISQTLLVTIGVPPAAASASVHLVEVFTTGASGASHIWHRNVDWGLFKRLVPFGVAGGTLGAYLLSNVDASAARPFVMAYLAAIGFYLLYRAFRMNLEPVFADPKTTRPLALVGGFLDAAGGGGWGPVVTSNLLIQGGEPRRIIGTVNSAEFLLALTVSITFLLTIGLEAFTIAAVGLILGGVAAAPFGAIFAKRIRPQLLLFAVSIVLIATSVYSIAKAWPIF; translated from the coding sequence TTGCTTGAGTTATCCACCTGGACGCTTGCGGGGCTCTTGCCGTTCATCGCGATCGGCTTTGTCGCCCAGCTCATCGACGGCGCTCTCGGCATGGCGTTCGGGGTCATTTCCCAAACCTTGCTGGTGACGATCGGAGTGCCGCCGGCCGCTGCTTCGGCCAGCGTCCATCTGGTCGAGGTGTTCACCACCGGCGCGTCCGGCGCGAGCCATATCTGGCATCGCAATGTGGATTGGGGACTGTTCAAGCGGCTGGTGCCTTTTGGCGTCGCCGGCGGAACTTTGGGGGCATATCTGTTGTCGAACGTCGACGCGTCTGCGGCCCGGCCGTTCGTGATGGCGTACCTCGCCGCGATCGGGTTTTACCTGCTGTATCGCGCTTTCAGGATGAACCTTGAGCCCGTGTTCGCGGATCCCAAGACGACGCGCCCGCTCGCCCTGGTCGGCGGGTTCCTTGACGCGGCCGGAGGTGGCGGCTGGGGACCCGTGGTGACATCCAACCTGCTGATCCAGGGAGGCGAGCCGCGCCGGATCATCGGCACGGTCAACTCTGCCGAGTTCCTGCTCGCGCTGACGGTATCGATCACCTTCCTGCTGACGATCGGATTGGAAGCGTTCACCATCGCGGCGGTGGGACTGATCCTGGGCGGGGTCGCAGCGGCCCCCTTCGGAGCAATCTTCGCCAAGCGGATCAGGCCGCAGTTACTGCTGTTCGCGGTGTCGATCGTACTTATCGCCACCAGTGTCTACAGCATCGCAAAGGCATGGCCCATTTTCTGA
- the chrA gene encoding chromate efflux transporter yields the protein MDTIAPNHPTLRELTRVSARIGCLSFGGPAGQIALMHREIVEERQWVDEEEYLQALNLCHLLPGPEAQQLATWIGWKFHGWKGGAIAGILFVIPGALVMLALSILYALAADLDWFAAIFLGIKAAVLAIIAQALLRIAGRALKTRAQRVLAVSAFTALFLFDAPFPAVVLGALAIGALIGRSRPDLLAIKPAPCSETPEAAPWGATIKAVLVWLAIWAAPMAAVLAYLGPDHVMWDIGVFFSKLAVVTFGGAYAVLAYMAQEAVTGLGWLSGGEMADGLGLAETTPGPLIMVTQFVGFLAAFRAPEPFGPIVAGTLAAGLTTWVTFAPCFLWIFAMAPWMDRMQRAPALKGGLAAVTAAVVGVIANLGVWFALHVLFARVFRVTEGPLRINVPDLATFDWRAALLAIGALVVVFRFNWSIP from the coding sequence ATGGACACGATAGCGCCGAACCATCCCACCCTGAGAGAGCTTACCCGCGTGTCCGCGCGCATCGGTTGCCTGTCCTTTGGCGGACCAGCGGGACAAATCGCCCTGATGCACCGCGAGATCGTGGAGGAGCGGCAGTGGGTCGACGAGGAAGAATATCTGCAGGCCCTCAACCTGTGTCACCTGCTCCCCGGCCCGGAAGCGCAACAACTCGCCACCTGGATCGGCTGGAAGTTCCACGGGTGGAAGGGCGGGGCGATCGCGGGCATCCTGTTCGTGATCCCAGGCGCGCTGGTCATGCTTGCGCTGTCGATCCTCTATGCGCTTGCTGCCGACCTCGATTGGTTCGCTGCGATCTTCCTTGGCATCAAGGCGGCGGTCCTGGCGATCATCGCCCAGGCCCTTCTGCGTATTGCCGGGCGGGCTCTAAAGACGAGAGCGCAGCGTGTCCTTGCGGTGTCTGCGTTCACCGCCCTGTTCCTGTTCGATGCACCGTTCCCCGCAGTGGTGCTGGGCGCGCTGGCGATCGGAGCGCTGATTGGCCGCTCCCGTCCGGACCTTCTGGCGATAAAGCCCGCACCGTGTTCCGAAACGCCTGAGGCCGCTCCCTGGGGGGCGACGATCAAGGCGGTGCTGGTATGGCTTGCGATCTGGGCGGCGCCCATGGCCGCCGTGTTGGCATACCTCGGTCCGGATCACGTGATGTGGGACATCGGGGTGTTCTTCTCCAAACTGGCGGTGGTCACGTTCGGCGGCGCTTACGCGGTGTTGGCATACATGGCGCAGGAGGCGGTGACCGGTCTCGGCTGGCTGAGCGGGGGCGAGATGGCCGACGGGCTGGGGCTTGCCGAGACGACGCCCGGTCCCCTGATCATGGTCACGCAGTTCGTGGGGTTCCTGGCCGCGTTTCGCGCACCCGAACCCTTCGGCCCGATCGTCGCGGGCACACTCGCAGCAGGTCTGACAACGTGGGTCACTTTCGCACCGTGCTTCCTGTGGATTTTCGCCATGGCGCCATGGATGGACCGGATGCAGCGGGCGCCGGCGCTGAAAGGGGGGCTTGCCGCGGTGACGGCCGCCGTGGTGGGCGTCATCGCGAATCTCGGAGTGTGGTTCGCCCTGCACGTTCTGTTCGCCCGTGTGTTCAGGGTTACCGAGGGGCCGCTTCGGATCAACGTCCCGGACCTCGCGACGTTCGACTGGCGCGCCGCCCTGCTCGCCATCGGAGCGCTTGTGGTCGTCTTCAGATTTAACTGGAGTATTCCTTAA
- a CDS encoding TonB-dependent receptor, with translation MTIRSLLLAGVAVSMLSTPALGQQTDADAATDPQDDLAAPSSDVGESPSSAGTGARDEDAIVVTATRRSQQAQDVPIAVSVVGGEHIDSTGSFNVGRLQQLTPTLQFYSSNPRNTAVNIRGIGVPFGLTNDGIEQGVGIYIDDVYNSRVASATFDFLDVAQIEVLRGPQGTLYGKNTTAGAINITTRQPTFEFEGRAEVSIGNRGFRQAKAAVSGPLSDTVAARLAISSTGRDGTIYNVTSQRPINEQDNLGLRGQILWQPSSSIDLTLAGDYSKQDPECCGTVFVRTGATQRPLARQFAALAAAQNYAPVSTDPFDRLTDLDASLNAGNKLGGVSLRANWDVGPGTITSVTAWRFWDWKPENDRDFTGLPVTTESNNPSQQDQWTQEFRFAGTVGDLDFVLGAFGFKQKVRTQGLQEQGPVASRWLLSGALANDPTVLDGLRAENDIRLDNVSAALFGRASWHVTDALTITPGVRLNYDKKDGLYDSVVTNGAGQLVTFASNDPRIVAQRGVLAPQRFEVAYRDWNIGYDLSVAYELNPDVLAYATYAKTFKSGGVNLNGVPADAQGNPILAAGTVDPEAVRHYEAGLKSQFWDRRITANLAAFRTDIANYQALVTNGQLGVLRGYLASAEAVRTQGAEIDLSLRPSERFNLYVNGAYTDAKYRNFVDAPCPPELSGGTVAGPGQTPSQPGTPGGTSPANCDISGQRLPGVSKWSFSFGGEANLPATVLGLPGQAYLGYDGSYRSDFSSNPTPSAYTWVDGYSLHNFRLGFRSEEGFNLFGWVRNAFGERYFEQLQVPSGNTGLIVGNLGDPRTYGLTIQTQF, from the coding sequence TTGACCATTCGCAGCCTGTTGCTCGCCGGCGTTGCCGTGAGCATGCTTTCCACTCCGGCATTGGGGCAACAAACAGATGCCGATGCAGCGACCGATCCGCAGGACGACCTTGCTGCCCCCTCAAGCGACGTCGGAGAGTCGCCATCGTCGGCTGGCACCGGCGCGCGTGACGAAGACGCGATCGTAGTGACCGCGACCCGCCGTTCGCAGCAGGCGCAGGACGTGCCGATTGCCGTTTCCGTCGTGGGCGGGGAGCACATCGACAGCACCGGCAGCTTCAACGTCGGCCGTTTGCAACAACTTACGCCGACCTTGCAGTTCTACAGTTCCAATCCGCGCAACACGGCTGTCAACATCCGCGGCATTGGCGTGCCCTTCGGCCTGACCAACGACGGGATCGAGCAGGGCGTCGGCATCTATATCGACGACGTTTACAACTCGCGGGTCGCCTCGGCGACGTTCGACTTTCTCGATGTCGCGCAGATCGAGGTGCTGCGCGGCCCGCAGGGTACGCTCTACGGGAAGAACACCACCGCGGGCGCTATCAACATCACCACGCGCCAGCCCACCTTTGAATTCGAAGGACGCGCCGAGGTGTCGATCGGCAATCGCGGGTTCCGACAGGCGAAGGCAGCGGTCTCCGGTCCGTTGAGCGACACGGTTGCCGCGCGGCTGGCGATTTCGAGCACCGGGCGCGACGGAACAATCTATAACGTGACGTCGCAGCGACCGATCAACGAACAGGACAATCTGGGCCTGCGCGGGCAAATCCTCTGGCAGCCTTCGAGCTCGATCGACCTGACGCTGGCCGGCGATTACAGCAAGCAGGATCCCGAATGCTGCGGCACGGTGTTCGTGCGGACCGGCGCCACCCAACGGCCACTCGCGCGGCAGTTTGCCGCATTGGCCGCGGCGCAGAACTATGCCCCCGTCAGCACCGATCCGTTCGACCGGCTGACCGACCTCGACGCCAGTCTGAATGCGGGCAACAAGCTTGGCGGTGTGTCGCTCCGCGCAAACTGGGACGTGGGCCCGGGTACGATCACCTCGGTGACCGCCTGGCGGTTCTGGGACTGGAAACCTGAGAATGATCGGGACTTCACCGGGTTGCCGGTGACCACCGAATCGAACAATCCTTCGCAGCAGGACCAGTGGACGCAGGAATTCCGCTTTGCCGGGACGGTGGGCGATCTCGACTTCGTGCTCGGTGCGTTTGGCTTCAAGCAGAAGGTGCGCACCCAGGGATTGCAGGAACAGGGCCCGGTGGCCAGCCGGTGGCTATTATCGGGAGCGCTGGCCAATGACCCGACCGTCCTTGATGGCCTGCGGGCGGAAAACGACATCCGGCTCGACAACGTCAGTGCGGCTCTGTTCGGGCGGGCCAGTTGGCATGTCACCGATGCACTGACGATCACGCCCGGCGTTCGGCTGAATTACGACAAGAAGGACGGACTTTACGATTCGGTCGTGACCAACGGGGCTGGCCAACTCGTCACTTTTGCCAGCAATGATCCACGGATCGTGGCGCAGCGCGGCGTGCTCGCCCCGCAGCGGTTCGAGGTTGCTTATCGTGACTGGAACATTGGTTACGATCTGTCAGTTGCCTACGAACTCAACCCGGATGTGCTGGCGTATGCGACCTATGCGAAAACCTTCAAGTCGGGCGGCGTTAACCTGAACGGCGTTCCAGCGGACGCACAGGGGAACCCCATCCTGGCCGCCGGGACCGTCGATCCCGAGGCGGTCCGTCATTATGAGGCGGGGCTGAAAAGCCAGTTCTGGGACCGGCGGATTACCGCCAACCTCGCCGCGTTCCGCACCGACATCGCCAATTACCAGGCGCTCGTCACTAACGGCCAACTCGGCGTGCTGCGCGGCTATCTTGCCAGCGCGGAGGCGGTGCGCACTCAGGGCGCTGAAATCGACCTGTCGCTGCGGCCCAGCGAGCGGTTCAACCTGTACGTCAACGGCGCTTACACCGACGCAAAGTATCGTAATTTCGTCGATGCGCCTTGCCCACCGGAGCTGTCCGGCGGCACGGTCGCAGGACCCGGACAGACACCCAGTCAACCCGGCACGCCAGGGGGCACCAGTCCGGCCAACTGCGATATCTCCGGTCAGCGCTTACCGGGCGTTTCGAAATGGTCCTTCTCGTTTGGAGGCGAGGCCAATCTGCCCGCCACGGTGCTGGGTCTGCCGGGCCAGGCTTACCTCGGCTATGACGGGAGCTATCGAAGCGACTTTTCGTCCAACCCGACGCCCTCCGCCTACACCTGGGTCGATGGCTATTCGCTGCATAACTTCCGCTTGGGCTTTCGCAGCGAGGAAGGGTTCAATCTGTTTGGGTGGGTCCGCAACGCTTTTGGTGAACGCTATTTCGAGCAGCTCCAGGTACCGAGCGGGAACACCGGGCTGATCGTCGGCAACCTGGGCGATCCGCGCACCTACGGCCTTACGATACAAACGCAGTTTTGA
- a CDS encoding Rrf2 family transcriptional regulator — MLSQKTRYAIRAMQHLTDRHGQGPIRLSEIAEVQNIPANFLTTILSELSRLGIVASQRGKDGGYWLAVSPIDITYGDLIRVMRGSLALVPCASRFAHEKCRNCVEEGDCRTRALMLKVRDQTAEILDAIRLSDRIDPVPATLVDED; from the coding sequence GTGCTTTCCCAGAAAACCCGTTACGCCATCCGGGCGATGCAGCATCTGACCGATCGGCACGGCCAGGGTCCAATCCGGTTGAGCGAGATTGCGGAAGTGCAGAATATCCCCGCTAACTTCCTGACCACGATCCTGTCAGAACTCTCCCGTCTGGGCATCGTCGCTTCGCAGCGCGGCAAAGACGGGGGCTATTGGCTCGCCGTGTCGCCAATCGACATTACGTACGGCGACTTGATCCGGGTCATGCGCGGTTCGCTCGCGCTGGTCCCTTGCGCCAGCCGGTTTGCGCACGAGAAGTGCCGCAACTGCGTCGAGGAGGGCGACTGCCGCACCCGGGCACTGATGCTCAAGGTCCGCGACCAGACCGCTGAAATTCTCGATGCCATCAGGCTGTCCGACAGGATCGATCCGGTACCCGCGACCTTGGTGGACGAAGATTAG